The Flavobacteriales bacterium genome includes a region encoding these proteins:
- a CDS encoding T9SS type A sorting domain-containing protein, with translation MKIRIKNKALSTLWMLILGTTTTALHGQVVNTYAHPGTKMHVFSQDTVTVFGNATNYGSWGSVEGGVVHFYGITFKNDNAATMPGAGQFYFQQPRPAPYARNGRQNLEGGYDWATSAGCSFPDIKLYNSRDLYLINDDSKVRDTFTFVDGHVIHGGMDFTVGDNDPGEILGYNETQFFVTNGNPTDTEGFLERESLATSDAEEAYPIGHAKGDYTPGRIKNTGTDDDYSMRVFLNTFDAGRTGTNQDDVTVARTWDVEERTTGGSNVTLELQHNVATEGSTFASKRTNHYITHHVGSSPNGPANGNGVDTISQSEWDLLKYSNLYGGESGTGYITTGTAISTALVTKRANLSAFSPYTKTVYSLSPLPVELVYFDAEWSGNNALVNWQTATELNNRHFVVERSFDGKTFEQVGIVKSLADGGNSSQSIDYQFVDKGVKSITTEVVYYQLVQVDFDGKAETFGPEALFNKKTAAGEVMIYPNPTSGSINIVKTDAVGDIQNVEITNIAGQVVSQFSISNEQLRSGYKFTVFDVPTGIYFIRISNGINSTIGKISIDHSVQD, from the coding sequence ATGAAAATACGAATTAAAAACAAAGCATTATCCACTCTGTGGATGCTTATATTAGGTACTACCACCACGGCATTGCACGGCCAAGTGGTAAACACCTACGCTCACCCAGGCACAAAAATGCACGTGTTTAGCCAAGACACGGTAACCGTATTTGGCAATGCCACCAACTATGGCAGTTGGGGCAGTGTAGAAGGTGGGGTAGTACATTTTTATGGCATTACATTTAAAAACGACAATGCAGCCACCATGCCCGGTGCGGGGCAGTTTTATTTCCAACAACCACGCCCGGCACCCTATGCCAGAAATGGCAGACAGAATTTAGAGGGCGGCTACGACTGGGCTACCAGTGCAGGATGCAGCTTTCCCGACATAAAGCTGTACAACTCCAGAGATTTATACTTGATAAACGATGACAGCAAGGTGCGAGACACCTTTACCTTTGTGGACGGCCACGTAATACACGGTGGAATGGATTTTACGGTGGGCGACAACGACCCGGGAGAGATACTTGGCTACAACGAAACCCAGTTTTTTGTAACCAATGGCAACCCTACCGACACCGAAGGTTTTTTGGAGCGGGAGAGTTTGGCAACATCCGATGCAGAAGAAGCCTACCCAATAGGTCATGCCAAAGGCGATTACACACCCGGGCGAATTAAAAATACCGGAACCGATGATGATTACAGCATGCGTGTGTTTTTAAACACCTTTGATGCAGGCCGCACGGGTACTAATCAAGACGATGTAACCGTGGCCCGTACGTGGGATGTGGAGGAGCGAACCACCGGCGGCAGCAACGTAACACTTGAGTTGCAACACAACGTGGCCACCGAGGGAAGCACATTTGCCTCAAAACGCACCAACCACTACATAACGCACCACGTGGGCAGTAGCCCCAACGGGCCTGCCAACGGCAACGGGGTAGATACCATCTCGCAAAGTGAGTGGGATTTGCTAAAATACAGCAATCTGTATGGCGGCGAAAGCGGCACCGGATATATTACTACCGGTACTGCCATATCCACGGCATTGGTAACAAAAAGAGCCAACCTAAGTGCTTTTTCGCCCTACACCAAAACGGTTTATAGCCTGTCTCCACTTCCGGTAGAGCTTGTTTATTTTGATGCCGAATGGAGCGGAAACAACGCATTGGTTAATTGGCAAACTGCCACCGAGTTAAACAACCGGCACTTTGTGGTGGAACGAAGTTTTGATGGCAAAACCTTTGAGCAAGTGGGCATTGTAAAGTCGCTTGCCGATGGGGGCAACAGCAGCCAAAGCATTGATTATCAATTTGTAGATAAAGGTGTAAAAAGCATTACTACAGAAGTGGTGTATTATCAATTGGTGCAGGTTGATTTTGATGGAAAGGCCGAAACGTTTGGCCCAGAAGCATTGTTCAACAAAAAAACAGCAGCGGGCGAGGTTATGATTTACCCAAACCCAACAAGCGGAAGCATAAACATAGTAAAAACCGATGCGGTGGGGGATATACAAAACGTTGAAATTACCAACATTGCAGGCCAGGTGGTTAGCCAATTTAGCATAAGCAACGAGCAATTGCGAAGCGGCTATAAATTTACTGTATTTGATGTGCCAACCGGCATTTATTTTATCCGAATATCAAACGGAATAAATAGCACGATTGGTAAAATAAGCATCGACCACTCGGTTCAAGACTAA
- a CDS encoding YdeI/OmpD-associated family protein — translation MNPKVDEFIAKHSQWTDALVLLRELMLSLNMEETLKWGAPVYMAHGKNVLSLGAFKNHFGIWFFNGVFLKDTHKILETAQETTKAMRSVKYFEIDQLNIEVLKKYVEQAIDIEKKGLKVSKAEHAKYEMPELLKTAMDADGNLLDAFNKLTPGRQKEYANYISSAKQETTKQSRLDKIIPMILAGGGLNDKYANC, via the coding sequence ATGAATCCAAAAGTTGATGAATTTATAGCCAAACACAGTCAATGGACAGACGCACTTGTTCTTTTGCGAGAACTAATGCTCTCATTGAATATGGAAGAAACGCTTAAATGGGGAGCTCCGGTGTATATGGCTCATGGCAAAAATGTGTTGAGCCTTGGGGCGTTTAAGAATCATTTCGGCATTTGGTTTTTTAACGGCGTTTTTTTGAAAGACACCCATAAAATATTGGAAACTGCTCAAGAAACCACCAAAGCCATGCGTTCTGTAAAATACTTTGAAATAGATCAACTGAACATTGAAGTTTTAAAAAAATATGTTGAGCAAGCCATAGATATTGAGAAAAAAGGACTTAAAGTTTCAAAGGCCGAACATGCCAAATATGAAATGCCCGAATTGCTAAAAACTGCAATGGATGCCGATGGTAATTTGTTGGATGCCTTTAACAAACTTACACCCGGAAGGCAAAAAGAATATGCCAATTACATTTCCTCGGCAAAACAGGAAACCACAAAACAAAGTCGGTTAGATAAAATTATCCCTATGATTTTAGCCGGAGGTGGTTTGAATGATAAGTATGCCAATTGTTGA
- a CDS encoding two pore domain potassium channel family protein → MSVVQTLVSFFKDKEYRELILVCLFVVISGSVFYHFVEGWGWVDSVYFSVVTLTTVGFGDLAPQTDMGKIFTIFYILVGIGIILGFVEAVYHHFNPRKKN, encoded by the coding sequence GTGAGTGTAGTTCAAACCCTTGTTTCCTTTTTTAAAGATAAAGAATACCGAGAATTAATCTTGGTTTGTCTTTTTGTGGTAATAAGTGGTTCGGTGTTTTATCATTTCGTTGAGGGTTGGGGTTGGGTTGACTCGGTTTATTTTAGTGTGGTTACACTCACAACCGTTGGTTTTGGCGACTTGGCTCCACAAACCGACATGGGCAAAATATTTACCATCTTCTACATTTTGGTAGGCATTGGCATTATTTTAGGCTTTGTAGAGGCCGTTTATCATCATTTTAATCCCAGAAAAAAGAATTAA
- a CDS encoding DUF4347 domain-containing protein, with product MMSSSTNPKKVANQLLYSFLFLLFVLQAPNSWAWSHSQVLPNNVFIDGKLENLKVPDSECIDKQVFHLFSHGRPGELLVNGQWMDAHQIAEFLQPQVKKSTHINIYGCEFGKGKVGREAVTYLEKTLGISVAASDDITGVDGDWDLEVGNGNADILKLVSYQGNLQDACGDFKQAEILTLNGGVISNNNQSGYFGSGFADYPTSTGSNINVTWTETVATAGTYTLAIRYANADANPRPLRLKINGTVVDTFSMSPTSSWTNWTIETKTVSVNSGSNTFVLSADAGSQGPNVDQVQLLDCAGLNNPCNPTSPQFTDNDGDGIGDLCDEDDDNDGILDIDEGYAKSCSGAGNITASISTITADVHYTQYLGNGITADFLGGGTNTPYLRVWNETTTSTDELYGTGLSGHYIEPKGGGNYVDITFSTGTVSLSFAVVDIDNTGENHNVQVWDQNGNTITNLSNYIATTLEGTTGSYPSSVTPTTFNDIGSNIAVTENGTYVKLEGISTATRPELTRANMVVFDLSGKEISKIRITNNTTVTSYTPGILFNCVSLPNSLQPDFDSDGIPNYLDLDSDNDGCFDAIEGGGSYVYSKLNSSGAINTTIYSVDANGVPNNGGSQSVGSSQNTGVVVCCDAAASGYVDTDGDGVSDFCDLDDDNDGILDTNEFACSGSSTFNITWFNHYPNGSSDTTYTSVAGSGVNVHYTRELNGPMTSYGSPPEYMTLSSVSYATLAMDLNGGFNSDEDSINSVWTYEFSKEILIGSSFKIIDIERSANFGSWRDGVKLLAYDANNYPVPVSVTLGDSLAYDVDGFITNLTGQYSVATSNVNYWATFTISKPIKKLVIIYDPGDGGGNSNPQGQNIFLERLPNVKAVCDTDNDGIPNYLDTDSDGDGCADAIEGGGSYVLGQLYANGSINTTTYPVNTSGVPNNGSSQSIGSSQNASVVVCCDAAASGYPDVDGDGVSNDCDLDNDNDGILDTDEGACQSTTTYTLNVASTVAGASTAINGGSFNLVFNRTSGNAVPGIQDTFTVPFTYSDFNNTATSQDHQWAGVVTGSSAVSILPNTSLLAQNLPANNSTNETFIGNNVEIAFDNWLSNGELTQLGTFTTTAGALPTSSVAYVQSQSLSYFSVFNASKDASISVPGPVTAYNGYYAHPVEAPLYTSVGFIARSGTLVTNVTGTHNWIYTAFLGSGTMAGNGGSRGLISINNGTVTYCVSKDTDNDGTPDYLDTDSDGDGCADAIEGGGSYVYSQLNANGSINTTTYPVNTSGVPNNGSSQTIGSSQNASVIVCCDPVASGYPDADGDGISNQCDLDDDNDGILDTDESCSPTLSGTWSGSTGSTGSLGINITSVGVSGATKLTGVTNDVFNNINAWSNPSVMGATSYQFLIYWDTIPEPYYTDIDAPGDDKGIRQVTFNFSSPVRDFILHVDRLGGNGASGSSPYITNSTEWTVATSGVTMQKLAGNNQFIVESDVFYRIPDVNLGYTSPGPQSSMDSTGTAAGSIKFSSMAPISSITFNVTGIGIEVIGSDALEFIFEACQPIDTDGDGIPNYSDLDSDNDGCPDALEGGDYLTYSQIQNDTITGGVDSNGVPLSTSGGQSIGTSQIDTIQSAECDPCNAASSLFNDNDGDGIGDVCDLDDDNDGILDTEEDPGLCLGSTLSYSFSGTIDAARDRGNPNDVNRDLIFGDNFYFNLAFDKLTGVIIETTIGDWSYSRTGTATVDGQTLSFSTSAGSFQTLTFSPSIDSTYSIHVVGTDASVTAVVVKNSAGGVLAKCDFGLNGSPIASGYIGVTTDATATTIPSGTTAIDCSGVPALDTDNDGTPDYLDLDSDNDGCADAVEGGGSVGLVNLTNDKISGSVDANGVPVLVSGGQNIGTAQDSTVKDYACYPNSVTPIVDYNTTLINTPVDGNVKTNDIDAQGDATKITAIAGTPVTTSPVTESTAQGGTLIIDSTGNYTYTPPTGFVGKDSIVYTLCDNGTTKACEDEVLYITVLPVEDPTDPTSNTTVANPDEGVSYGDPVTLPLLANDGDPEGDNQNFGGVIDPTKGTPVTNGTISTVPGVDENGNPVADAGDLTVSPDGTITFTPNSDFVGVIETLYYVVCDTVSSPYTACDTTTIDITVLPNDPSHDEPPLAGDDYQITNINTPVTGNWLANDSDPNSPNDAITVNGGSTLVDPTKPGTGTSLGKLSTDQGGTVELFDDGTFVYTPPTDYTGPDKVVYYITDTADIKQTDSATIYLLIEPIYTDFGDLTSLPSAGAKFIDSDNNGTPDGTNSIWAGATITDEVTANINATATADGGDDGLIIPSQLDSATANIFMVPISSTNAGITAYAQLEIDWNNDGVMDSTYTGTVTTTASGNDTVIFNNVWTPDGLMNATVNYRVRVSDDPTDFSKSLQNNGEVEDFQVANVTPIPVELVYLNAEWGGNNAVVNWQTATELNNSHFVVERSFDGVNFEAVGVLRSLANCGNSSQNIEYQFVDYGAKTITPEVVYYQLVQVDFDGQTERFGPVALFNRKTAAGEVIIYPNPTSGSINIVKTDAVGDVQNVEITNIAGQVVSQFSISSEQLRNGYKFTVFDVPTGIYFIRISNGINSTIGKISIDHSVQN from the coding sequence ATGATGAGTTCTTCTACAAATCCAAAAAAAGTTGCAAATCAATTATTATACAGCTTTTTATTTTTGTTGTTTGTTTTACAAGCACCAAACAGTTGGGCATGGTCTCACAGCCAAGTTTTACCCAACAATGTGTTTATCGATGGTAAATTAGAAAACCTTAAAGTTCCTGATTCGGAATGTATCGATAAACAAGTTTTTCACTTATTTTCTCACGGCAGACCTGGAGAGCTGCTGGTAAATGGGCAATGGATGGATGCCCATCAAATTGCCGAATTTCTTCAACCACAAGTTAAAAAAAGCACCCATATTAACATCTACGGATGTGAGTTTGGTAAAGGCAAAGTGGGTCGAGAGGCCGTAACTTATTTAGAAAAAACGTTAGGGATTTCAGTTGCTGCATCGGATGACATTACTGGTGTAGATGGTGACTGGGATTTGGAAGTGGGAAATGGGAATGCTGACATTTTAAAATTAGTTAGCTACCAAGGCAATTTACAGGATGCCTGTGGTGACTTTAAGCAAGCCGAAATTTTAACCCTAAATGGAGGAGTTATCAGCAATAATAACCAGTCAGGTTATTTTGGTTCAGGATTTGCCGATTATCCTACATCTACCGGTTCAAACATAAACGTTACTTGGACAGAAACCGTTGCAACCGCTGGCACTTATACTTTGGCCATTCGTTATGCCAATGCAGACGCCAATCCTCGTCCGTTAAGACTTAAGATTAATGGTACAGTAGTGGACACTTTTAGTATGTCTCCTACTAGTTCATGGACTAATTGGACGATTGAAACGAAAACCGTATCAGTAAATTCAGGCTCAAATACGTTTGTATTATCGGCAGATGCAGGCTCTCAGGGGCCAAACGTTGATCAAGTACAATTATTGGATTGTGCTGGTCTCAATAACCCTTGTAACCCAACAAGTCCTCAATTTACAGACAACGACGGAGATGGAATTGGGGATCTTTGCGATGAAGATGATGACAACGATGGTATTTTAGATATTGATGAAGGTTATGCGAAAAGCTGCTCAGGTGCTGGGAATATAACTGCTTCTATTAGCACCATTACTGCTGATGTGCATTACACTCAATATTTAGGTAATGGTATAACTGCAGACTTCCTTGGTGGCGGCACCAACACACCTTATTTAAGGGTGTGGAATGAAACTACCACTAGTACGGACGAATTATATGGTACTGGACTTTCAGGACATTACATAGAACCAAAGGGAGGTGGTAACTATGTGGACATTACATTCTCAACCGGTACAGTTTCGCTTTCTTTTGCTGTCGTAGATATTGATAATACTGGTGAAAACCATAATGTGCAAGTTTGGGATCAAAACGGTAACACAATAACCAACTTGAGCAACTATATTGCCACCACCTTAGAGGGTACCACAGGTAGTTATCCCAGCAGTGTAACTCCAACGACTTTTAACGATATAGGATCCAACATAGCTGTAACAGAAAACGGAACATACGTTAAGTTGGAAGGTATATCTACTGCCACTCGTCCGGAATTGACTCGAGCCAATATGGTAGTTTTTGACCTTTCGGGCAAAGAAATAAGTAAGATTAGGATTACGAATAATACAACGGTTACAAGTTATACCCCTGGAATATTATTTAATTGTGTTTCCTTACCCAATTCGCTACAACCAGACTTTGATAGTGACGGTATTCCCAATTACTTAGACTTAGATAGTGATAACGATGGTTGCTTCGATGCAATAGAAGGAGGAGGTTCTTATGTGTACAGTAAATTAAATAGTAGCGGAGCCATTAATACTACCATTTACTCAGTTGATGCGAATGGTGTACCAAACAATGGTGGATCTCAATCAGTAGGCAGTTCACAAAACACTGGCGTGGTAGTTTGTTGTGATGCTGCCGCAAGTGGTTATGTGGATACTGATGGTGATGGCGTTTCCGATTTTTGTGATTTAGATGATGATAATGATGGAATATTAGATACAAATGAGTTTGCTTGTTCTGGAAGTTCTACCTTCAATATTACTTGGTTTAATCATTATCCAAATGGGTCATCAGATACTACCTATACAAGTGTAGCTGGCTCTGGTGTGAATGTTCATTATACAAGAGAACTTAATGGCCCAATGACATCTTATGGTTCACCCCCGGAATATATGACACTTAGTAGTGTTTCTTATGCTACGCTTGCTATGGATTTAAATGGTGGATTTAATTCTGATGAAGATAGTATCAACTCGGTGTGGACGTATGAGTTTAGCAAGGAGATACTAATAGGAAGCAGTTTTAAAATTATTGATATTGAAAGAAGTGCCAATTTTGGTTCTTGGAGAGATGGGGTTAAACTGCTGGCTTATGATGCCAATAATTATCCAGTTCCAGTAAGCGTTACCCTTGGAGACTCCTTAGCGTACGACGTAGATGGTTTTATAACAAATCTAACAGGACAGTATAGTGTGGCTACATCAAATGTAAATTATTGGGCAACCTTTACAATAAGTAAGCCCATCAAAAAACTTGTGATAATTTACGATCCAGGTGATGGAGGAGGGAATTCTAATCCACAGGGTCAAAATATATTTTTAGAAAGACTTCCAAACGTTAAAGCTGTTTGCGATACCGATAATGATGGCATACCAAATTATTTGGACACAGATAGTGACGGTGATGGATGTGCCGATGCAATAGAAGGTGGCGGTTCTTATGTTCTTGGCCAGTTATATGCCAATGGTTCTATTAATACAACCACATACCCGGTAAATACAAGTGGTGTTCCCAACAATGGCAGTTCTCAATCAATAGGTAGCTCACAAAATGCAAGCGTTGTAGTTTGTTGCGATGCAGCAGCCAGTGGTTATCCTGATGTGGATGGAGATGGCGTTTCAAATGATTGTGATTTAGACAATGATAATGACGGAATATTGGATACGGATGAAGGAGCTTGTCAATCTACTACAACATATACACTGAATGTAGCTTCAACAGTTGCAGGGGCTTCAACCGCGATAAATGGTGGAAGTTTCAATTTGGTTTTTAACCGTACTTCTGGAAATGCGGTACCCGGTATTCAAGATACATTTACAGTACCATTTACCTATAGTGATTTTAATAATACAGCCACTAGTCAGGATCACCAATGGGCCGGTGTGGTAACAGGTTCAAGTGCAGTTAGCATTCTTCCTAACACCAGTTTGCTCGCTCAAAATCTTCCGGCAAACAATTCCACCAATGAAACTTTTATAGGGAATAATGTAGAAATAGCCTTTGACAATTGGTTGAGTAACGGGGAATTAACACAATTAGGCACTTTTACCACCACTGCTGGAGCACTTCCAACAAGTAGTGTAGCCTATGTTCAAAGCCAGTCTTTGTCCTATTTTTCAGTATTTAATGCTTCTAAAGATGCCAGTATATCCGTGCCTGGTCCGGTGACGGCGTATAATGGCTATTATGCACATCCGGTAGAGGCACCTCTTTATACCTCAGTAGGTTTTATTGCAAGAAGCGGAACACTGGTTACTAATGTTACAGGTACACATAACTGGATTTATACCGCTTTTCTTGGATCAGGAACAATGGCAGGTAATGGAGGTAGTCGTGGATTGATTTCAATAAATAACGGTACGGTAACTTATTGCGTTAGCAAAGACACGGACAACGACGGCACACCTGATTATTTAGACACCGACAGCGATGGCGATGGTTGTGCTGATGCAATAGAAGGTGGTGGTTCGTATGTGTATAGCCAGTTAAATGCAAATGGTTCCATCAATACAACCACTTATCCGGTAAATACAAGTGGTGTACCTAATAACGGTAGTTCTCAAACAATAGGAAGTTCGCAAAATGCAAGTGTTATTGTTTGTTGTGATCCAGTCGCCAGTGGCTATCCAGATGCCGATGGTGATGGTATCTCAAACCAATGTGATTTAGATGATGATAATGATGGGATATTGGATACGGATGAATCTTGCTCTCCTACCTTATCGGGTACATGGAGTGGCTCTACTGGCTCTACTGGATCATTGGGTATTAACATCACTTCTGTCGGCGTATCAGGTGCAACTAAACTTACTGGAGTTACAAATGACGTATTTAACAACATTAATGCTTGGTCTAATCCAAGTGTTATGGGTGCAACATCTTATCAATTTTTGATATATTGGGACACTATTCCCGAGCCTTATTACACTGATATAGATGCTCCGGGTGACGATAAAGGTATCCGACAAGTAACCTTTAATTTTTCATCACCAGTTAGAGATTTTATATTGCATGTTGATAGATTAGGTGGAAATGGAGCTTCAGGCTCTTCACCATATATTACAAACTCTACTGAGTGGACTGTTGCTACATCGGGCGTAACTATGCAAAAACTGGCGGGTAACAACCAATTTATCGTAGAGTCAGACGTTTTTTATCGAATCCCTGATGTAAATCTCGGATATACAAGTCCAGGCCCACAGTCATCGATGGATTCTACTGGAACTGCAGCAGGCTCGATAAAGTTCTCTTCTATGGCTCCTATCTCGTCTATTACCTTTAATGTAACAGGAATTGGAATTGAAGTTATAGGAAGTGATGCACTTGAATTTATCTTTGAAGCTTGTCAACCAATAGATACAGATGGAGATGGTATCCCTAACTATTCAGATTTGGATAGTGATAATGATGGCTGTCCTGATGCACTTGAAGGTGGAGACTATTTAACATATTCTCAGATTCAAAATGATACAATTACAGGTGGAGTGGATTCCAATGGAGTTCCTCTAAGTACATCAGGAGGACAAAGCATTGGCACTTCTCAAATTGATACTATTCAGTCAGCAGAATGTGACCCGTGTAATGCCGCAAGTTCACTATTCAATGATAATGATGGCGATGGTATAGGAGATGTTTGTGATTTAGATGACGATAATGACGGGATATTGGATACAGAAGAAGACCCTGGTTTGTGCCTAGGTTCTACCTTGAGTTATTCTTTTTCAGGTACGATTGATGCAGCCAGAGACAGAGGCAATCCAAATGACGTGAACAGGGATTTAATTTTTGGTGACAATTTTTATTTTAACCTTGCATTTGATAAATTAACGGGCGTTATAATTGAAACGACCATTGGTGATTGGTCATACAGCAGAACTGGTACAGCTACGGTCGATGGACAGACATTGTCTTTTTCAACCAGTGCCGGCAGCTTTCAAACATTGACATTCAGCCCTTCTATCGATTCAACGTATTCTATTCATGTTGTAGGTACCGATGCTTCAGTAACCGCGGTGGTTGTGAAAAACTCAGCTGGTGGTGTTTTGGCTAAATGTGATTTCGGGCTTAACGGTTCACCTATCGCTTCGGGTTACATTGGCGTTACGACCGATGCCACTGCAACAACTATACCTTCTGGTACAACCGCAATAGACTGTTCTGGAGTACCAGCTTTAGATACCGACAACGACGGAACTCCTGATTATTTAGACCTTGACAGCGACAACGACGGTTGTGCTGATGCCGTAGAAGGTGGTGGAAGCGTTGGACTTGTAAATCTAACAAATGACAAGATTTCTGGGAGCGTTGATGCCAATGGAGTTCCTGTTTTAGTATCTGGAGGTCAAAACATTGGAACTGCTCAAGATTCTACGGTAAAAGATTATGCATGTTACCCCAACAGTGTTACCCCAATAGTGGACTACAATACCACCTTAATAAATACACCAGTTGATGGCAATGTAAAAACCAATGACATTGATGCTCAAGGTGATGCGACAAAAATTACGGCAATTGCAGGTACTCCTGTTACTACAAGTCCCGTGACAGAATCTACCGCCCAAGGTGGTACGCTTATTATTGACAGCACAGGTAATTACACCTATACTCCACCAACAGGATTTGTGGGTAAAGACAGTATTGTTTATACGTTATGCGACAATGGAACTACAAAGGCTTGCGAAGATGAAGTTTTGTATATAACCGTACTTCCGGTAGAAGACCCAACTGATCCTACAAGTAACACAACCGTGGCAAACCCTGATGAAGGTGTGAGCTATGGCGACCCTGTAACCCTTCCATTGCTTGCCAATGATGGCGACCCGGAAGGCGACAACCAAAACTTTGGTGGGGTAATTGACCCAACAAAAGGAACTCCCGTTACCAATGGAACAATTTCGACTGTTCCCGGAGTTGACGAAAACGGAAACCCTGTTGCCGATGCAGGCGATTTGACGGTAAGTCCAGATGGAACAATTACGTTTACTCCAAATTCGGATTTTGTAGGTGTCATTGAAACGTTGTATTATGTGGTGTGCGACACCGTAAGCAGCCCATATACCGCTTGCGATACCACCACAATCGATATTACTGTATTGCCTAACGACCCATCGCATGATGAGCCTCCTTTGGCTGGTGATGATTATCAGATTACCAATATAAATACACCGGTAACTGGAAATTGGTTGGCTAATGACAGTGATCCAAATTCACCTAACGATGCCATTACGGTAAACGGTGGTTCAACCTTGGTTGACCCAACCAAACCCGGCACTGGAACATCGCTTGGCAAATTGTCAACAGATCAAGGTGGAACGGTAGAATTATTCGACGACGGAACATTTGTATATACGCCGCCAACCGATTACACTGGCCCTGATAAAGTTGTGTATTACATTACCGATACCGCCGACATTAAACAAACAGACAGTGCCACTATTTATTTGTTGATAGAGCCTATATACACCGACTTTGGCGATTTGACTTCATTGCCATCTGCTGGTGCCAAGTTTATTGACAGCGATAACAACGGCACACCGGATGGGACCAATTCAATATGGGCGGGAGCAACAATTACCGATGAGGTAACAGCCAATATCAATGCTACGGCTACAGCCGATGGAGGTGATGATGGTTTGATAATTCCTTCGCAATTGGATAGTGCAACGGCCAATATCTTTATGGTACCCATAAGCTCTACCAATGCGGGTATAACGGCTTATGCACAATTGGAAATAGATTGGAACAATGATGGGGTGATGGACAGCACCTACACCGGAACAGTTACAACTACCGCCAGCGGAAACGATACGGTAATATTTAACAACGTATGGACACCCGATGGCTTGATGAATGCCACGGTTAACTATAGGGTAAGAGTTTCTGACGACCCAACGGATTTTTCAAAATCATTGCAAAATAATGGAGAGGTGGAAGACTTTCAGGTGGCGAATGTAACTCCGATTCCGGTAGAGCTTGTTTATCTTAATGCAGAATGGGGCGGAAATAATGCCGTGGTTAATTGGCAAACCGCCACAGAGCTGAACAATAGCCATTTTGTGGTGGAGAGAAGCTTTGACGGAGTGAACTTTGAAGCGGTGGGAGTGTTACGCTCACTAGCCAATTGTGGCAACAGCAGTCAAAACATTGAATACCAATTTGTGGACTATGGTGCTAAAACCATTACTCCCGAAGTGGTGTATTATCAGCTGGTGCAGGTTGACTTTGACGGACAAACCGAAAGGTTTGGTCCTGTGGCATTGTTCAATAGAAAAACCGCAGCGGGCGAGGTTATCATTTATCCTAACCCAACAAGTGGAAGCATAAACATCGTAAAAACCGATGCAGTGGGCGATGTTCAAAATGTTGAAATTACCAACATTGCAGGCCAAGTGGTTAGCCAATTTAGCATAAGTAGTGAGCAATTGCGAAATGGTTATAAATTTACGGTATTCGATGTGCCAACCGGCATTTATTTTATCAGAATATCAAACGGAATAAATAGCACGATTGGTAAAATAAGTATTGACCACTCGGTTCAAAACTAA